The following coding sequences are from one Phycisphaerae bacterium window:
- the tsaB gene encoding tRNA (adenosine(37)-N6)-threonylcarbamoyltransferase complex dimerization subunit type 1 TsaB — protein sequence MKPTPLILAIETSGRTGSVAIALGEKMLGETNFSAPMRHSAEIFPAINELLVRFSRKPKDIEHIYISVGPGSFTGLRIAAALAKATNLANAAKIVAVDTLDVIAANATDYIKKESTKDLNTIAAILDAKRSQFFIAAYEYEQGHWKKTMPDCLMTAEEFVGKFSGKSKPVWLLGEGLVFYKDKFKAEGIRFLDEKYWNPRAGNVYNLGWEKALAGQFADPLTLQPTYLRKPDIKEKSGLSFR from the coding sequence ATGAAACCAACGCCATTGATATTAGCCATCGAAACATCCGGCAGAACTGGCTCGGTCGCAATCGCGCTCGGAGAAAAAATGCTCGGTGAAACCAACTTCTCCGCCCCGATGAGACACAGCGCTGAAATTTTCCCTGCTATTAACGAGCTGCTGGTGCGTTTCAGCAGAAAACCTAAAGACATCGAACACATCTATATATCGGTCGGCCCCGGCAGCTTCACCGGACTGCGTATAGCGGCAGCTTTGGCCAAAGCAACGAATCTCGCAAACGCGGCAAAAATCGTCGCGGTCGATACGCTGGATGTCATCGCAGCTAACGCAACTGACTATATAAAGAAGGAAAGCACCAAAGATTTAAACACAATCGCCGCGATTCTCGATGCTAAACGCAGCCAGTTCTTCATCGCGGCTTATGAATACGAGCAGGGACACTGGAAAAAGACAATGCCGGATTGTTTGATGACGGCGGAAGAATTCGTCGGGAAATTCAGCGGTAAGTCTAAGCCGGTATGGCTGTTAGGCGAAGGACTGGTTTTCTATAAGGATAAATTCAAAGCTGAGGGCATTCGATTTCTGGATGAAAAGTATTGGAACCCGCGGGCGGGAAATGTTTATAACCTCGGCTGGGAAAAGGCTTTAGCAGGGCAATTCGCTGACCCATTAACACTTCAGCCGACCTACCTTCGCAAGCCGGATATTAAAGAAAAATCAGGATTATCCTTCAGGTAA
- a CDS encoding DNA adenine methylase, translated as MSVTAEKSTLAKPFLKWAGGKSQLLDEIEQRLPHGLNSGKINTYVEPFVGGGAVFFYISQNYPSIKHFYLFDINQDLVNCYNAIKTDVESTIDDLKALESEFLAKRNSSRKDFYYHIRAEFNADRSPAKLIFLNKTCYNGLYRVNGKDGFNVPFGDYKNPTICDEDNLRNVSGLLQNSEIICGDFTDSEKYIDNRTFVYFDPPYRPLNATAGFTSYSKDGFLEQDQIKLAEFCSQIHSRGAKFLLSNSDPKNEDPADRFFEKRYKGFNIDIVKAARVINCQASGRGQINELLITNYVNKTISD; from the coding sequence ATGTCTGTTACTGCAGAAAAATCAACTTTGGCAAAGCCCTTCTTAAAGTGGGCGGGGGGGAAATCCCAGCTTCTTGATGAAATAGAGCAACGATTACCACATGGCTTGAACTCTGGGAAAATTAACACTTATGTCGAGCCTTTTGTCGGCGGCGGAGCTGTCTTCTTTTACATATCGCAAAACTATCCTTCTATAAAGCACTTTTACCTCTTTGATATAAATCAGGATTTAGTCAACTGCTACAATGCTATCAAGACCGATGTCGAATCGACAATCGACGATCTAAAAGCTCTGGAAAGTGAGTTTCTTGCGAAGAGGAACTCATCACGCAAAGACTTCTATTATCATATCCGTGCGGAATTCAATGCCGACCGTTCCCCTGCGAAACTTATTTTCCTTAATAAGACCTGTTACAACGGTCTCTATCGCGTGAACGGAAAAGACGGATTTAATGTCCCCTTCGGAGATTACAAAAACCCAACAATATGCGATGAGGACAATCTGCGAAATGTGTCAGGCCTTCTGCAAAATTCGGAAATAATTTGTGGTGACTTTACGGATAGTGAAAAGTACATAGACAACCGCACCTTCGTATATTTTGACCCTCCATATCGTCCTTTGAACGCTACCGCCGGTTTTACCTCCTATTCAAAGGATGGCTTCTTGGAACAGGACCAAATTAAACTTGCGGAATTCTGTAGTCAAATACACAGCAGAGGAGCAAAATTCCTTTTGAGTAACTCCGACCCGAAAAACGAAGATCCAGCCGACCGCTTTTTTGAGAAACGCTACAAAGGATTCAACATCGATATAGTTAAAGCAGCCAGAGTTATCAATTGTCAAGCCTCAGGCAGGGGACAAATCAACGAACTCTTGATAACCAATTATGTTAATAAAACAATCTCTGATTAA
- a CDS encoding type II restriction endonuclease, with translation MKYSDIFKDKINCTNSDEVFEYLLNTLKDTVTRWDYFVNWAKVFDNLVDVEVDLNILNYLIGKDNIEEEFGLLLDKHPSISRLIPILIACRESKFSILTSYDKNSFKYETYNFGKLGSIEKSKIIEFAKCTGFLDLLETKRIKNIVDYVIGVEVGLDSNGRKNRGGTSMETIVEFFVKDICYRKNLQYIKEATSKNIQEKWGLKLRVDKSSRRVDFAINNSKKLVLIETNFYSGGGSKLKSTAGEYKSIFDFWKSDGHEFIWITDGYGWRSTHLPLRETFNHTDYLLNLDMVAKGLLEDIVTMTHK, from the coding sequence ATGAAATACAGCGATATATTCAAAGATAAAATCAATTGCACTAATTCTGACGAAGTATTTGAATACTTACTAAATACTCTTAAAGACACAGTTACTAGATGGGATTATTTTGTTAATTGGGCAAAGGTGTTTGATAACCTTGTAGATGTTGAAGTCGATTTAAATATTCTTAACTATTTGATTGGTAAGGATAATATTGAAGAAGAATTTGGTTTATTATTAGATAAACATCCATCTATAAGTCGTCTTATTCCAATCCTAATTGCCTGTCGAGAGAGCAAATTTAGTATTCTTACCAGTTATGACAAAAATTCATTCAAATATGAAACCTATAATTTCGGAAAATTAGGTTCCATAGAAAAATCCAAAATTATTGAATTCGCAAAATGCACTGGCTTCCTCGATTTGCTTGAAACCAAACGGATCAAGAACATAGTTGATTATGTTATTGGGGTTGAGGTTGGGTTAGACTCAAATGGAAGGAAAAATCGTGGCGGAACATCAATGGAAACCATTGTTGAATTCTTTGTGAAAGATATTTGCTACAGAAAAAACCTTCAATACATAAAAGAAGCAACGTCAAAAAACATCCAAGAGAAATGGGGATTGAAATTGAGGGTGGATAAATCTTCCCGGCGAGTAGATTTTGCAATCAACAATAGTAAAAAATTAGTTCTCATAGAAACAAATTTTTATAGTGGGGGCGGTTCTAAGCTTAAATCAACTGCTGGCGAATACAAAAGCATTTTCGATTTTTGGAAAAGCGATGGCCATGAGTTTATCTGGATAACAGATGGTTATGGCTGGCGATCAACGCACCTGCCTTTGCGGGAAACCTTTAATCATACTGATTATCTATTAAACCTCGATATGGTTGCAAAAGGTTTACTTGAAGACATCGTAACAATGACTCACAAATGA
- a CDS encoding DNA methyltransferase — protein sequence MTRNQDLTFDYNPEFTTVWSFPNRGSWATHNSQYRGNFAPQVPRNLIEMYSEEGDSVLDPMVGAGTTLVEAKLLARHALGIDINPDAVKLAEEALAFNHQPPTKQKVIVGDARNLSLLKDNSFDLIITHPPYMNIIKYSDGEIPADLSNISSLPKFCDEIEKIAKELLRVLKPDKFCTILIGDTRKGKHFVPLAFNVMQRFLKAGFVLKEDIIKVQHNCTTTERWRAKAKQDKFYLIMHEHLFVFRKPKNAEDITKIKYSTNLST from the coding sequence ATGACAAGAAATCAAGATTTAACATTCGATTACAACCCAGAATTTACTACTGTTTGGTCATTCCCCAACCGTGGAAGTTGGGCAACACATAATTCACAATATCGTGGCAATTTCGCTCCGCAGGTGCCAAGAAATCTGATAGAGATGTATTCTGAGGAAGGGGATTCCGTTCTCGATCCGATGGTTGGTGCAGGGACAACACTGGTTGAAGCGAAATTGTTGGCCAGACATGCTTTGGGCATTGATATCAATCCCGACGCCGTGAAACTTGCCGAAGAAGCACTGGCATTCAATCATCAGCCGCCGACAAAGCAAAAGGTTATTGTCGGCGATGCGAGAAACCTATCTCTTCTTAAAGACAATTCGTTTGACCTGATAATCACTCATCCACCTTATATGAACATCATCAAATATTCTGACGGCGAAATACCTGCTGACCTCTCTAACATCAGCAGCTTGCCAAAATTCTGTGATGAAATCGAAAAAATTGCCAAAGAGCTACTTCGCGTTCTAAAACCAGACAAGTTCTGCACAATCCTGATTGGTGACACTCGCAAAGGAAAACATTTCGTTCCACTTGCTTTCAATGTAATGCAGCGGTTCCTAAAAGCTGGTTTCGTGTTAAAGGAGGATATTATCAAAGTTCAACACAACTGCACTACAACCGAGCGATGGCGAGCCAAAGCCAAGCAAGACAAGTTTTATCTGATAATGCACGAACACTTATTTGTCTTTCGAAAACCCAAAAATGCCGAAGACATAACAAAGATTAAATACAGCACTAACTTGTCCACCTAA